A genome region from Gadus chalcogrammus isolate NIFS_2021 chromosome 5, NIFS_Gcha_1.0, whole genome shotgun sequence includes the following:
- the cmpk2 gene encoding UMP-CMP kinase 2, mitochondrial: MAKRSMSLLGQWSSRVFSIDLDKRGALLNFALTEKPQQAPEKFRNIQERCYSVLVCGDNRIQSARFYWGLEDLLRNELPAECELLPVSSYLPHVKDSLIRGYFLKDASECPSLTRRVLGALGLSEHVQVCSYLRGPDGGRWSQQLWSGSENQNMDVSKTCYVVPSEEANYHPSVLNMENSDVFYCRAEACKVLQESCDIIPESRAVLELVGKTDASRHSPDSPLVVIEGLDATGKTTLTESLREALGARLLRSPPQCLSPWRAVFDREPPLIRRAFYALGNYITAEQMGQEASQAPVIVDRYWHSTASYAIATAVSGPVSSLPPEGSPLYRWPPDLLQPSLVVLLTLDPQERKRRLEARGQGQTDEEQELDHNLLFRLRVEEAYRRVRGPACVVVDAGPSADKVLQQVLLLIKEHCRL, from the exons ATGGCTAAACGCAGCATGTCTTTGCTCGGTCAGTGGTCGTCGCGTGTATTCTCTATTGACCTTGATAAAAGAGGAGCTCTTCTGAACTTTGCTCTCACAGAAAAGCCGCAGCAGGCGCCGGAGAAGTTCAGGAACATCCAAGAACGCTGCTactctgtgttggtgtgtggagaCAACAGGATCCAGAGCGCCAGGTTCTACTGGGGACTTGAAGACCTCCTGAGGAACGAGCTGCCAGCAGAGTGTGAGCTACTGCCGGTCAGCTCCTACCTGCCTCACGTCAAAGACTCTCTCATCAGAGGTTATTTCCTGAAGGACGCTTCAGAGTGCCCCTCGCTGACCAGGCGGGTGCTGGGGGCTCTGGGTCTGAGTGAGCATGTCCAGGTGTGCTCGTACCTCAGGGGGCCGGATGGGGGGCGGTGGTCGCAACAACTGTGGTCCGGCTCGGAGAACCAGAACATGGACGTTTCAAAAACGTGTTATGTTGTTCCCTCCGAGGAAGCGAACTACCACCCATCGGTCTTAAACATGGAGAACTCTGATGTGTTCTATTGTCGAGCGGAGGCCTGCAAGGTTTTGCAAGAG AGCTGTGACATCATCCCAGAGTCCAGGGCCGTGCTGGAGCTTGTGGGCAAGACAGACGCGTCCAGACACAGTCCAGACTCCCCCTTGGTTGTCATAGAAGGACTGGACGCTACAG GGAAGACCACTCTGACTGAGTCTCTGAGGGAGGCTCTGGGGGCCAGGCTGCTGCGGTCCCCTCCCCAGTGCCTCTCCCCCTGGAGAGCCGTCTTTGATCGGGAGCCCCCCCTCATCCGCAGGGCCTTCTACGCCCTGGGGAACTACATCACAGCGGAGCAAATGGGCCAGGAGGCCTCTCAGGCTCCCGTCATCGTCGACAG gTATTGGCACAGCACCGCCTCCTATGCCATCGCCACGGCGGTGAGTGGTCCGGTCTCCAGCCTTCCCCCTGAGGGGTCTCCTCTGTACCGCTGGCCCCCTGACCTGCTGCAGCCCTCGCTGGTGGTCCTGCTAACCCTCGACCcccaggagaggaagaggaggctggaggccagaggacagggacagacagacgaagAGCAGGAGCTCGACCACAACCTCCTCTTCCGGCTCAG AGTGGAGGAGGCTTATCGGAGGGTGAGAGGCCCTGCTTGTGTCGTTGTGGATGCCGGCCCTTCGGCGGACAAAGTGCTCCAACAAGTGCTGCTTTTAATTAAGGAACACTGTCGCTTGTAA